The window CGTGATCCAGGAACGCAACGAGCCGATCTGGGGTTCGGACGCGGCACTGTCGGTGACGCTCTCGGCGACCACCGGCTTCGTCGTCCTGATCCTCGGCTTCGCCTTCCACTGGCAGTCGACCCGCGCCCGCGAAGGCGACCTCATCAACGACGCCGTGCGTGGCCGGATCGACACCGCGCTCAACCGCGGCCGCTGCGGCCTGTGGGACTGGGACCTGTCGCGCGGCCGGATCTTCTGGTCGCAATCGATGTTTTCGATGCTAGGCCTCGACGGCCGCAACGAGCTCCTCACCTTCGGCGAGGTCAACGCGCTGGTGAAGTCCGACGACATCGACCTGTTCGCGATCGCCGACCAGCTCATCTCCGAGAAGATCGACCACATCGACCAGACCTTCCGCATGCAGCATGTCGACGGCCACTGGATCTGGCTCCGCGTCCGCTGCGAGCGGACCCGCGGGACGAGCGATTCCGGCGTGCACCTGATCGGGATCGCGGTCGACATCACCGAGCAGAAGAGCCTCGCCGAGCGCACCGTGGAAGCCGACCTCCGGCTGCGCGACGCGATCGAGACCATTCCGGAAGCCTTCGTGCTGTGGGACGCCAGCGACCGCCTGGTGCTCTGCAATTCGCACTTCCAGCGCCTGCACAAGCTGCCCGATACGGCGGTGATCCCCGGCACCTCCTACGAGACCGTGCTGGAAGTCGGCCGCATGCCGGAGGTCCGCACCCGCCACAACGAGACGGCAAGCCAGGGGCCGGGCGCGCGCACCTTCGAGGCCCAGCTCGACGACGGCAGCTGGCTGCATATCAGCGAGCGCCGCACCAAGGACGGCGGCTACGTCTCGGTCGGCACCGACATCACAAGAATCAAGGAGCACGAGCAGAAGCTCGTCGATAACGATCTGCGCCTGCGCGCCACCGTGATCGATCTCAAGCGCTCGCAGGCCGCGCTGGAGCGCCAGGCGGTCGAGCTTGCCGATCTCGCCGAGAAATACCAGCGCGAGAAGACCCGCGCCGAGGAAGCCAACCAGACCAAGTCGAAATTCCTCGCCAATATGAGCCACGAGCTGCGCACGCCGCTGAATGCGATCATCGGCTTCTCGGAGATCATGGGCTCGGGCATGTTCGGCGAGCTTGGAAGCGAGAAGTACCAGGAATACTGCCACGACATCCTGACCAGCGGCCATTATCTGCTCGAAGTCATCAACGACATCCTCGACATGTCCAAGATCGAGGCCGGCCGCATGAAGCTCGACATGGAAGAGCTCGACCTCGCACAGACACTCGCGGAATCCCTGCGCGTGGTCGCCGGCCGGGCGCAGGACAAGCATCTGGCGCTTGACGCCGACATCGAGACATCCATCTCCGTCGTCGCCGACCGCCGCGCCACCAAGCAGATCATCGTCAATTTGCTGTCCAACGCCGTGAAGTTCACGCCCGACGGTGGACGCATCGTGGTACGCAGCCGGCAGCTCGACGACAGGATCGTGCTGATGATCGCCGACACCGGCATCGGCATCGCGCCGCACTCGCTGGCGCGGCTCGGACGTCCGTTCGAGCAGGTCGAGAGCCAGCTCACCAAGACCTATCACGGCTCCGGCCTCGGGCTCGCGATCGCCCGTTCGCTGGCGCAGCTCCACGGCGGCTCGATGCGGCTGCGCTCCAGGCTCGAAGTCGGCACCGTCGTCCGCGTGACGCTGCCACGCGACGCCGTCAAGGCGGCAAGCGGAATATCGGCTGCGGCTTGAAGCCTAGAGCGCGTCGGAGTCAGGTTCGATCGGCGTCCGGGATCACCTCTCCCCGACGGGGAGAGGTGATCTGAGCTCTCGGTTCGCATCGACCAAAACACATTCCGCTTTACGCTTGCAGCGTCGGCGCCACTTCGCGTGCGACATTGACCAGCGCCGCGATCAGCGGCGTCATCGGGTCGCGCTGCGGGATCACGAGACCGATGCTGTAATTGACGTCGGGATCGATGATCGGGATCGAGCGGACCTTGTCGGAGAGACCGAGCGTCTCGGCGAGCTTGGCCGGCATCACGCTGGCCCAGCGCCCGGTCTTGACGTGCGTGTACAGCACCAGCAGCGAGTTCGAGGTCAAGGTCGGCGTCGCCTCCGCGCCGACCGAGCGCAGCGCGCGGTCGATGATGCGGCGGTTCTGCATGTCTGGCGTCAGCAGGCACAGCGGCACCTGGCCGACCTCGGTCCAGGTTACGGACTCGCGGTCGCCGAACATCGCATCCGGCGCAGTCAGCAGGCGATAGCTCTCGTTGTAGAGCGGAATGGTGCGCACCTTCCCGATCGGCTCGTTCTCGATATAGGTCAGCCCCGCATCCACCTCGAGATTTTCGAGCAGCCCCAGCACCTCCGACGAAGTCGTGGACCGGATGCTGAAGCGCACCTCGGGATGCCTGGCGCGGAACGGCGTGGTCAGAGAGGCGACCATGCCGAGCACGGTCGGGATCGCCGCGATGCGGATCTCGCCGGAGAGCTTGTCCTTCAGCGAATTGATCTCCTGGCGCATTGCGCGGGCATCGCCGACAATCCGCCGTGCCCAGTCCAGCGCCCGCTCGCCTTCCGGGGTGAATCCCTGGAACCGCGACCCGCGCTGGACCAGCATCACGCCCAGGATCTCCTCGAGCTGCTTCAGCCCGGTCGACATGGTTGGCTGCGTCACGCCGCAGGCTTCCGCCGCGCGTCCGAAATGCCGC is drawn from Bradyrhizobium diazoefficiens and contains these coding sequences:
- a CDS encoding LysR family transcriptional regulator, whose amino-acid sequence is MLDKLELLLALAKERHFGRAAEACGVTQPTMSTGLKQLEEILGVMLVQRGSRFQGFTPEGERALDWARRIVGDARAMRQEINSLKDKLSGEIRIAAIPTVLGMVASLTTPFRARHPEVRFSIRSTTSSEVLGLLENLEVDAGLTYIENEPIGKVRTIPLYNESYRLLTAPDAMFGDRESVTWTEVGQVPLCLLTPDMQNRRIIDRALRSVGAEATPTLTSNSLLVLYTHVKTGRWASVMPAKLAETLGLSDKVRSIPIIDPDVNYSIGLVIPQRDPMTPLIAALVNVAREVAPTLQA
- a CDS encoding PAS domain-containing sensor histidine kinase gives rise to the protein MARADAANACVQSDSIKGLAQSIAKPAYHRLLIAEPALRRAVPTLIIAFLITICLGAFVQVVDQTRQKRMVIQNDISALAELLAERIDRLTSVRAERLKNIENLPTSLPDMIPTRARVSGRHVVVTSAGIDRRILARIPIDSDPAGNDRLLDAITTAQLLAAPPRDNDVSDMTLPNGNAAMATSRPIKSLPGLVTVIQERNEPIWGSDAALSVTLSATTGFVVLILGFAFHWQSTRAREGDLINDAVRGRIDTALNRGRCGLWDWDLSRGRIFWSQSMFSMLGLDGRNELLTFGEVNALVKSDDIDLFAIADQLISEKIDHIDQTFRMQHVDGHWIWLRVRCERTRGTSDSGVHLIGIAVDITEQKSLAERTVEADLRLRDAIETIPEAFVLWDASDRLVLCNSHFQRLHKLPDTAVIPGTSYETVLEVGRMPEVRTRHNETASQGPGARTFEAQLDDGSWLHISERRTKDGGYVSVGTDITRIKEHEQKLVDNDLRLRATVIDLKRSQAALERQAVELADLAEKYQREKTRAEEANQTKSKFLANMSHELRTPLNAIIGFSEIMGSGMFGELGSEKYQEYCHDILTSGHYLLEVINDILDMSKIEAGRMKLDMEELDLAQTLAESLRVVAGRAQDKHLALDADIETSISVVADRRATKQIIVNLLSNAVKFTPDGGRIVVRSRQLDDRIVLMIADTGIGIAPHSLARLGRPFEQVESQLTKTYHGSGLGLAIARSLAQLHGGSMRLRSRLEVGTVVRVTLPRDAVKAASGISAAA